The genomic interval TCGCCGACAAAATCTCGCAGCTCACGCCCGAATCACCGCTTTTCGACGGCGGCGCGTCCATCCTGGTCTCCGGGCACACCACGGCCGCTGATGTAGCTACCGCACGCGCGTCGGGAGCCAAGGTGGAATACCTGTCTTCGGGCGACGCGCGTGAAAGCTCCACGCTATCCGCTGATCCCGACGCTCATGTGGTTGCCCTGGGCCCAAGCTTTGCCAACAAAGAGCGCTTTAATCGCCAGGTAGAGATGATTAATTATGGTGAGGTCCCCGGTGGCGGGCACCTCATTTTCCCCTCGCATCGCGTGGTAGCTCTTTACGGTCATCCTTCCGGTGGGGCGCTGGGAGTGCTTGGCGAGCAACCTGCTGAGGAAGCCGTGAACAGGGTGAATGACCTGGTAGGTAAGTATCAGGCCATTGACCCGGAAGAAAGCGTGATCCCCGCCTTTGAGATCATTGCTACCGTGGCGAGCTCGTCGGCAGGGCCGGATGGCAATTATTCTAATGAGGGGAACGTCGATGAGCTGCGCCCGTGGGTCAAAGCGATCGGTGATGCTGGCGGCATAGCGATTCTTGACCTGCAACCTGGCAGCGCGAGCTTCCTTGAGCAGGCGCAACAATTTGAGGAGCTGCTCAAGCTACCGCACGTCGGACTAGCGATAGATCCCGAGTGGCGGCTGAAGCCGGGGGAGAAACCCATGGAACGGGTCGGCAGTGTTGGGGCAGGGGAAGTGAACCAGACTGCGGCGTGGCTGCGGGACCTGGTAAAGGATAATGAGCTCCCGCAAAAAGTCTTTGTTGTGCACCAATTCCAGCATCAGATGGTGCAGGACAGGGAAACGTTGGACACTACGGCACCGGAGCTTTCGTGGGTTCTTCACGCAGACGGTCACGGAACCGCGGGCGATAAGTTTGCCACGTGGGATATGGTGCGAAAGAATCTGCAGCCCGAGTTCTACCTTGCGTGGAAGAACTTTATCGATGAGGATCAACCGATGTTCACTCCCGAACAGACGTTTAAGATCGAGCCTCGGCCTTGGTTTGTGTCCTATCAATAAAGACACATGCTTGATGAGAAAGACCCCTAGTGATGAATGAACTAGCTCCCGAGAATTTGCCCCATAAGAACAGGCGAAGATGATTCGTGCATGGCAAGTGACCTACTTGGTTCAACCTTTAGTAACGATAGGGTAACCAGTAAGCTATAACATTGATAATATTTTTGAATAGCGTGAATTAGCTTTGGCTCTGTTTTGTTAGCTATCGGAAGGGGTTTTATAAGTGTCAAACTTTTATAAGTCTCAAACGATTGTCCGGTCTATGGCGGCAGTCATCGCCGGGTGCTGGGCTTACTGCTTGGTTGTAGCACCACTCCTTTCCGGAACGGAGCTACGGCGAAGTTGTGGCAGAAAAGTCCAAAGATATAGGTCTAGGATTTACTCTTGCTGTGTTATTGATCGGAGTGATGTGGCTCTTTGTTGCTAGGCGAAAATCGGCCGAATGACCTTCATTTTGAACTACTCCCCAGTGATTGGACTGAGAAATCGGGCACCGATCGCTGGGGAGTAGCTTATTCGGGCTAGGGGTCTTTCTCTGGTGTGGTGAGAATCGCGGAGATTACTGAAACTAATTTTAAAAAATTTACGTTTCAAACCAGCAAAGAATGTTAGCCTACCTATAACGGTGACTGCTGGCACAAATAATCAAAAATTATATGCCAGTCACACTTTGTAAAAGAATGCTCGTGTTTTATTCCCTCATCACTGAAGTAAGGCTTTCAAAGACGTGAAAACTTATCGTTGTCATGCGCGAAGAATATTTACCGCGCTCACCACACTTACGCTCATCACTGCTGGTGGTGCTCTATCCAGGCCCCCAGCCCAGGCTGCCGACCCGAGTTCTGTTGTGATCGCGGCGGATTTCCAAACCAAAGCTGGCTGTACAAAGGACTGGGATCCTGCATGCTCTCAGACCCAGATGGAGAAGCAGGGCAAGTTCTACAGCAAGAAGGTTAAGGTCCCCAAAGGCGATTGGAATTTTAAGGTCGTTCTGGATGGCGACTGGAAAACGAGTTACGGCGCTCCCGGAAAGGGTTACACGGACGACAATGTCCCGCTGAAGCTGGCGGCAGACGCAGAACTTGAGTTCATATTCGATCCGGAGAGCCACCATATTGGGCTCAGGCCCACCCAGATCACTACCGGTGATCATGAGGTCAAGCCGGAGGATCGGGAGTTGATCAAGGCTCCATACCGCCAGAACGCTGCGCAGAATAACTTCTATTTTGTGCTCACAGATCGCTTTAATAACGGCGATACTCAGAATGACCGAGGGGACGCATCGGCTGAGCAGGGGGATAGGGCTCAGCACGGATTCGATCCAACGTCGAAAGCCTTCTATCACGGCGGTGACATCAAAGGCATCATCCAGAAACTGGATTACATCCAGGGCCTGGGCACCACTGCAATCTGGTTGACACCCTCCTTTAAAAATAAAGCAGTGCAGGGAGCGGGTAATGATGCCTCGGCTGGCTATCACGGGTATTGGATCACGGACTTCACTCAGATCGACCCGCACCTGGGCACCAACCAGGACATGAAGGACCTGATCAAGGCTGCGCATGAGAAGGGAATGAAGGTCTACTTTGACATCGTGACCAACCATACGGCCGACCTGATTCAGCTGGCCGGCGGCAACGGCTCCAATGGCAGCACGTATGTCTCGCAGCAGGAAAAGCCCTACAAGGATGTCAACGGAAAAGAATTCCGGCTAGAAGACTACGCGGGCAAGGACGCGAGCGAGTTTCCTAAGCTCAACGAGAAATCGTTCCCTTATACCCCTCAGCGTACGAATCCGGCTGAAAAAATGACCCCTGATTGGCTTAACGACGTCACCCTCTACCACAACCGTGGTAACAGCATGTTCGACGATGGGGGCGAATCTGTGATCATGGGTGACTTCTTTGGTCTTGACGACCTCATGACAGAACACCCAACCGTTGTCGACGGCATGACCAAGATCTACAACGAGTGGGTTGACTACGGGTTGGATGGCTTCCGCATCGACACCGTTAAGCATGTTGACCTTGCTTTTTGGAAGCAATGGACGGAGAGAGTGCACCAGCATGCCGTGGAAAAGGGCATGGGCGACTTCTTCATGTTCGGTGAGGCCTACAACTTTAGCCCGGAGGCTCTGAGCCCCTTTGTTCGCGAGACGCATATGGATGCTGTTCTCGATTTTGCGTTCCAGAATAACGCCGTTGACTTTGCTAAAGGCGGGGACACCAACAAGCTGAAGTCCCTGTTCTATGGCGATGACTGGTACACCACAACGCGTTCCGACGCCGCCGTGCTGTCGACCTTCCTGGGAAACCATGACATGGGTCGTATCGGAAGCCTGCTACAGAATAGTGGTGACGGTGCCGAGCGACTCCGACGTGATCAGCTCGCGCACGCCCTGTTGTACCTCACTCGCGGTCAGCCAGTTGTTTACTATGGCGATGAGCAGGGATTTGCCGGGAGTGGATCCGATAAAGATGCACGGCAGGATATGTTTGCCACGAAGGTCACGGATGTGCACAACGAGCAGCTGGTCAATGGCGATCAGTTTGGAACGGGCGACCACTTTAAGCCTGATGCTCCGGTGGCAAAGACGATTACCGAGTTGGCAAAACTGCGCAAAGAGAATAAAGCCCTGGTAGAGGGTGCGCAGATTGAGCGCTATGCAACGTCAGGTGCGGGTATCTATGCATTTTCTCGTGTGAATCGTGAGGAAAAGCAGGAGTACTTGGTGGCCTTGAATAACGCCACCACCACGCGCGAGGTGGACCTGAACGCTTTGACTCCTAACGCTGAATTCGAGCGGGTCTATATAAGCAGTATCTACGGCAATGAAGCTCCTACATCTCTGACCACTGACAACGAGGCAAAAACCCATGTCACCGTTCCGGGCTTAACCGCTGTGGTGTACAAGGTGAAAAACGGAAAGCAGGTCACAGGGTCTGTGTCCGGCGGTCTGAACATTGTGGGCCAAGAGCTTAAGGGTGATGCGCCGATCATGACGACAGTCGGCGGAAACGCTTGGTCAGAAACCAACTTTGGATGGCGCAAGCTTGGCGAAAAAGAGTGGAACTACCTTGGGACCGACACCGGCCAAGACGCTCGTATTTTCCATAATGTGCGTGACCTTGAGCCGGGTACCGTGGTGGAGTATCGGACCGTCACCGTCGACGGCGACAATAAAGAAACAGCCTCCCATGGTTGGGGTGTTGTTGGCGTGGACTTGGCTGTTGATTCCCGGGCCTTAAGTGTTTCTGCGACCACGGCTTCCGCCACTGTTCCCGCTGCCGTTGTGGCGGGGAACTTTACCAAAGACCTCGGATGTACGGGAGGTCAAGAAGGTAATTGGGACCCTACGTGTGCGGCTGCTGAACTGCGCGATGATTCTTCCGGATGGAAGACCGCAGAGCTGACCCTTAAGCCAGGCGAGTACGAATACAAGATTGCTACTGGCGGTTCTTGGGATCAGAGCTATGGGGCGCTAAGCGAGGGAACGCGTGAGAGTGACGAGGGTATTCCAGATGGTAAAAACGTGAAGTTCCAGGTGACCCAGGACAAGCAAAAAGTAACGTTCTTCTATCACCCGGAAACTCATGAGTTCTTTAATACCGCAGAGCATCGCGTGATCACGCTGCCGGGGACGATGGGCGGTGCGTTGGAGTGCCCGGCGAACGTCGAGAAGAGCGATGCATATGGCAACTGGGGACCGGCATGTCTAGCAACCATGCTGACGCGCACGGGTGCGCACACCTATGGAACGCGTCTTCCTAAGGTGCCGACGCCGGGTGACTATCAGCTCAAGGTTGCGTATGACCGTGATTGGCAGGAAAGTTATGGGCCTGATGGAAGAGGTGACAGCAACTATCTTGTCACTGTCGCCGAGAGCGGAAAGGTTCTCAGCTATAAGTGGGATGAACAAACCAAGAAGCTCACGTGGACTACTTCTGATCAGGGTGCATCACTGGTAGAGGATGCGGCTATGCCAACAGAACTGGAAGAGAGCGTGGCGCTGGAGAATTAGGCGCACGAGCGCGTTATCCGCAGATCGCCGGCAGATGCTTATGGCAGGTATGCCGCGATCTGCGGATGCGGGTGGGGTAATAGGGGAGGTAAAGCGCTAAAAAATTTTTGGGGCCCTAACCGGCCCCTTTACTTGTTCAAAGGGTTGGAAATATGTGTTCTGTGCAGCGATTTTCCAACTTGGTTTAAAATTTTTTAGTGTTCTAAGATGTGAGAAAGCAATAATTGTTACGAATGTTACTTATGTGACTAGTGGGATTATTGGTAGGGTGGCGATCATGATGAAAACCCGTCGTCTGAAGACTGCCCTTTGTACAGTTCTTGCCTCGTCCACGTTTGCCGTCGCCTCGGTCCAAGCAATTCCGCTTCCCTTCCCGATCGGCGCGTCCTCAGGCATAGACGTTTCGGGTCACCAACACCCCAACGGCAGCAGCATCAATTGGCAGGACGTCAAGTCCCACGGCCAGTCCTTCGCTTTTGTTAAAGCGACAGAGGGACTGGGCTGGACCAACGACTTTTACGCTAGCGACATCACCCAAGCCGCGGCTCAGGGGCTCAAAGTCGGGTCGTATCACTACGCCCGTCCGGGCGCTGACGCACGACAGCAGGCGCGTCACTACGCCAAGGTCATCTCTCATACGCCGAATCATTCCTTGCCGCCTGTCCTGGACCTTGAGGTAGCTGAGGGGAAAACCCCGCAGGAGCTGGTCAACTGGACACGAGACTTTGTTCAAGAGCTGGAAAAGCAGACTGGTCGCGTCCCCATGATCTACACCTACCGGTACTTCTGGATTGAGCAGATGGCTAACACCACTGAGTTCTCGCAGTACCCACTCTGGCTTGCGGCATATCAGGCACAGGTGCCCGGGACCGTGGGCGGCTGGGATCAAATTGATTTCTGGCAGCGCTCCAGCTCCGGACGCATTAACGGCATTGTCGGCGACGTAGATATGAACCTGTTTAACGGTGACGACGGCGAACTTGCCGCTTTTGCTGCAGGTAATCTCCACGCTGCGGGCAATAAATTCGCCTCGATCAACCTCCCCGAGCTGGCTGACCTGGGTAAGAGCGCAGGTGGGGTAGTGGCGGTCATTCTGGCTTTGAGCGCCGGGGCAGCTGCCGCGCCACAACTGATTCAAGCCGCCGAAGCCGCAGGCCTGAGCTCCGAAGGTGCGCAGGACCTCACCGCGGTGGTGCAGGCTTTGGCTAAGGCTGGCAAGCTCCCGGTCGATCAACTGAACAAGATGGCTAGCGGTAACTACACCGTTGGCGACCTGGTCATCCTGCTGGATAACGCCGCCCACCTCGCAGGCATAGACGCAGGTCAAAGCTCTCAAGCTGTAATGCGTGCAGATGGGCTCAACATCGACGCCAACCAGGTCGCGCGGGTGATCCGCGGCCTCGCCGCCCGCTAATCGACGGCAACAAATAAGCCCCCTGAGATGCCTCATTCTCAGGGGGGCAGTTGCGTTTTAGCTAGGGTCGCCGGCAATAAATGATTCCAGTTCCGCGCGGGCGTGTTCGTCGCGAAGCTGCTGGGGCGGGGACTTCATCAAATACGAGGACGCTGCGAATACTGGGCCGCCGAGTCGACGATCTTTAGCGATCTTGGCGGCACGGATAGCGTCGATGATGATGCCGGCAGAATTAGGCGAATCCCATACTTCCAGCTTGTACTCAAGATTAAGCGGTACATCCCCAAACGCGGTCCCCTCCAGGCGAACATAAGCCCACTTGCGATCATCCAGCCAGCCGACGTAATCCGATGGGCCAATATGGACGTCGTGTGCCTCGATGTGTTGATCCAAGTTAGAGGTGACTGCCTGCGTCTTGGAGATTTTCTTGGACTCTAGACGCTCGCGTTCAAGCATATTTTTAAAGTCCATATTGCCGCCGACGTTCAGCTGCATCGT from Corynebacterium ulcerans carries:
- a CDS encoding glycoside hydrolase family 25 protein, translated to MMKTRRLKTALCTVLASSTFAVASVQAIPLPFPIGASSGIDVSGHQHPNGSSINWQDVKSHGQSFAFVKATEGLGWTNDFYASDITQAAAQGLKVGSYHYARPGADARQQARHYAKVISHTPNHSLPPVLDLEVAEGKTPQELVNWTRDFVQELEKQTGRVPMIYTYRYFWIEQMANTTEFSQYPLWLAAYQAQVPGTVGGWDQIDFWQRSSSGRINGIVGDVDMNLFNGDDGELAAFAAGNLHAAGNKFASINLPELADLGKSAGGVVAVILALSAGAAAAPQLIQAAEAAGLSSEGAQDLTAVVQALAKAGKLPVDQLNKMASGNYTVGDLVILLDNAAHLAGIDAGQSSQAVMRADGLNIDANQVARVIRGLAAR